TCACCTCGCACGAGCAGAAGGGCGAGACGCCGCCCAGCACCGCGGCGAAAGCCACCATGCGCACCTGCCGCCCCTCGAAGGCGCGCGCGATGAGCGCCTCGGCCCCGGTCGCCTTGAGCCACGCCACGGCCAGCACCGCCACGGCGATGAAGATCGAGGTGTGGGCCAGGGAGACGGCCGCGAAGCTGGCCGTGGGGATCGCGCGCTCGGGGTCGAGCACCGCGACGAGCGCGAGGATCATCGCGATCGAAAGCCACACGCGGTCGATCCGGGCAAGGGGGCGCGGTGCGGTGGTGTCAGCCATGGTCGTGCTCCTCGTGGGGGTGGGCGCTGTCGGCGCAGCATTCGCGCAGCAGGAAATCCGAGAGCGCGCGCAGCTCGTCATAGGCGACGGCGGCGCAGATGATGGACCGGCCGCGCTTTTCCTGCGCGACGAGGCCCGCCTGCGCAAGGATGCGCATGTGATGCGTGAGCGTCGAGCCGGTGACGCCGCTGCGTGCGCCCAGTTCGCCGATGCTGAGCCCCTCGGGCCCGGCCCGCACCAGCGCGCGCAGCACCGAAAGCCGCTGCTCGCTGCCGAGCGCCGCGAAGGTCGAGGCGGCGGCGACGATGTCGGGGGTGGAGGGGTCTGTTATTTTCATGAATTTCGAAATATAGAAGACCCATTCGAGTCGCAAGCCATATTTCTAGAATTATCGAAATATGACAGATGCGCCCGCACGCTTGCACCTCGCGGCGCGCGACATATCTTCGCCCCCATGACCGCGCCCCCCGATCCCGCCGATGCCGACGCCCTGGCCCGGGGCATCCGCGCCTGCCGTCTCTGCGCGCCGCGCTTCGCCGCGACCGCGACGGCCCACGCGCCACGCCCGGTGGCGTGGTTCGCCGAAGGCGCGCGCATCCTCGTCGCGGGGCAGGCACCGGGGTTGCGCGTCCACGAGACGGGCCTTCCGTTCAACGATGCCTCGGGCGACAGGCTGCGCGACTGGCTCGGGATCGACCGCGAGACCTTCTACGACACCTCGCGCGTCGCGATCGTGCCGATGGCCTTCTGCTTTCCGGGCTACGATGCCAAGGGCTCGGACCTGCCGCCGCCCGCGATCTGCCGCGCGACGTGGCACGACCGAGTGATGGCCGCGCTGGGCGACATCGCGTTGACCGTGCCCGTGGGCGGCCATGCGCATCGCTACCACATGGGCACCCGCGCGGGCGTGACCGAGACGGTCGCGGGCTGGCGCGCCCATGCGCCGCAGGTCTTTCCCTTGCCTCACCCGAGCTGGCGCAATACCGGGTGGCTGAAGAAGAACCCGTGGTTCGCGGACGAGGTGCTGCCGGCGCTGCGCGCGCGGGTGAAGGAGGTGCTTTGGTGACGGAAGAGACGGCGCTCGACCGGGCGCATGAGGCCGCCGAGGCGGACGAGGGCGCGCGGCTGGCCTACTGGAACACGCTTGCCGGGACCGAGCTTTTCCTCATGCTGGCCGAGGAGGCCGAGGAGGAGGCGGTCACGCCCGAGACCTTCCCGGTCGAGGGGGTGGACTATGTGCTGGCCTTCGATCGCGAGGCGCGGCTGGCCCGGTTCGCGGGGCGCGAGGTGCCCTATGCGGGTCTGAGCGGGCGGGCCCTCGCTGCGCTTCTCGCGCCGCAGGGGCTTGGCCTTGCGCTCAATCCCGAGGTGGCGCCCTCGGCCACGCTCATCGCGCCCGGGGCGCTGGCGTGGCTGGCCGAGATGACGGGCGGCGCCCCCGAGAGCCACGAGGCGCGCAT
This window of the Roseovarius sp. SCSIO 43702 genome carries:
- a CDS encoding helix-turn-helix transcriptional regulator; this encodes MKITDPSTPDIVAAASTFAALGSEQRLSVLRALVRAGPEGLSIGELGARSGVTGSTLTHHMRILAQAGLVAQEKRGRSIICAAVAYDELRALSDFLLRECCADSAHPHEEHDHG
- a CDS encoding uracil-DNA glycosylase family protein — encoded protein: MTAPPDPADADALARGIRACRLCAPRFAATATAHAPRPVAWFAEGARILVAGQAPGLRVHETGLPFNDASGDRLRDWLGIDRETFYDTSRVAIVPMAFCFPGYDAKGSDLPPPAICRATWHDRVMAALGDIALTVPVGGHAHRYHMGTRAGVTETVAGWRAHAPQVFPLPHPSWRNTGWLKKNPWFADEVLPALRARVKEVLW
- a CDS encoding SseB family protein, with product MTEETALDRAHEAAEADEGARLAYWNTLAGTELFLMLAEEAEEEAVTPETFPVEGVDYVLAFDREARLARFAGREVPYAGLSGRALAALLAPQGLGLALNPEVAPSATLIAPGALAWLAEMTGGAPESHEARIAAMSPPGGLPEALLPALDAKLATAAGLAPLAYLVGVTFEGGARGHMLGFVDARPGAEGALARAVREALVFSGLEAAALEVGFFAGSDAMAARLARHGLRFDLPEPPKAEPLTAPGRDPDNPPRLR